From the Ammospiza caudacuta isolate bAmmCau1 chromosome 1, bAmmCau1.pri, whole genome shotgun sequence genome, the window TAGTAAGTGACCTGTGACTGTGGCAGGTAGAACCTGAAGATCCCAGTGGTCTTTCACAGGCTGTTGTTTCTAAAGTGACATTGCtggcaggaaaacagcagcatttGCCTTCATGCATCAGCAAGAAAGTTACAATAATCAATCCTTTTGGGAGCTAGCTGTAAAACCACTGCAAGTATGGCTCCAAAGTAGTTAAAGGTTGGGCTAAATCAACAGATAAGATGCCTTTCCCTTTGTGAAACCCTGCTACAGCAATACCAGTTTTATATGTTCTTTTTTGTTAGATCAGTATTTTGTCAGTGCAGCATCCCCATTCAGCTCATCAAATGGTTCATGTGAACAGCAGTCTGAGGTCTAGAATTGTGTGacagttttctttcttccccatAACTTTtgcaggtgctggggctgctggtgtGGACCCTGATTGCTGGAACAGAATACTTTCTCTATCCAGCCTTTGGCTGGGTGATGTTTGTAGCTGTGTTTTACTGGGTTCTCACCGTCTTCTTTCTGATCATCTACATGACAATGACCTACACCAGGATCCCCCAGGTGCCATGGACCATGGTGGTAAATATACCCACTCTTTGTTGTTCCAGCTTTGCTGGGTTTTGAAGAGAATAAAATATTGGTGCATTCTACATGTATATTTTACCAACTCTACTTGTACTCTTTGCAGATTTTTCCCTGATTactgtgtggctgcagtgttTAACTTTCAAACTACCCAGACACATTCAAAGCACTTTTTCTGTGATGTTTCACCATTTTGTTCAGCCATTGATGTAGTGACTTGATTTTTAATGTGTGTGTGACTGATACTTATGCACAGTGacctcttttttctctctgtagtGGTTATGTCCCATGAAGAATGAGTCTGTTGCTGCCTCTGAGGTAACAGACTTGGCCATATGGCTTAAACAGCAGAAATCCCTACTGGAATCAACACCATGCATTAGAAGCAGAACTTGGGCTCTTAAAACATGAGTCTTCCTCTGCTGAAGTTAAAGCAAGGATAGTTCAGAGGGAGCAACACTCTGACAATCCATATGTAGTCTACTGTGAAAATGGtgctgaaaattatttatatgtaaaatatgTACCATGTAAAGGATGTACCATGTAATCCTTTGCTTTGAGCTCAAGAGTTAAAGCAAATCAGATAAACAGCTACTGtaattacagaaaaaattcACAGGCACTTAAAATGCAGATCCAGTTTTTATGGTTTGAGCAAACCTGGCCAGCTCTAACTCTCAACAGTATATTTTTACCTCATTTGCATAACATCCTGGTCTTCGGGATAGTAGATCCTAAAAGTCATTGTCATTTCAGCCAACTGGCTATTTGTGACCCATCTAAGAATCACTATAAATTTCATCTTTACATTTGTTGGATACAGTGAgatactgttatttttttttttaacagctaaATATTATTGACTAGGATTCTGTTATTTCTATGATGAAATGTATTTGACTTCTGTGTTGCTAACAGCCTGTTATCAGCTATATTGTGCATGTGACTAAAATTGAATACTAGAATACTCTCCTCTTTTAGTGTTCCCATTTGCTGCAGCAATAAATAGCCAGCTATAGCAATTACTAATAAGAACAACCAGGATTATGTTCAGATAGCTTCTCTATTTTCGAGTTTCATAACCAGCAATTACCATTAAGGCTGTAACACTGCTATAGAAATGTTGGATTATTTCAATTACAGCAGTAATGTATCTGGGTATATTTaaaggtgtggggttttttttttcccattgcaTTACATGTAAGTAAAGTACATTCAAAGGGAAAGCATCTTTATATCCATTTGAATAAAGCTTTGGTCATTACCCTTCTTTCATCTGTTGAATGCTATTATGAGGCAACTGCACATAAATGAGTTGCCACTGATCTATGTGGCAGACAAACTGGAATATTTGATTTGTTTCTATTTCATATTGAGTATATTTCTTGCTCTGAGTTCCAAATAAATGTAAGTCCAAAATGTAGTCTCCTTTTATATAAAAGGGtcatttaaagagaaaataaatacaaaacaaataaaagatgCTTGTGTTCCAGCTTGTTTTGCCCTAAGGTATTAAAAGAGCTTTCGGTAACAGAGCTTTTGGAAACAGCCCTTGAACTGGTCCTTTGCTGCTCCTGTATGGCCAAGAGGAACGTTGAGTCTCTTTTCAGAGAGGTGCTTTTAAAGTCTTTGTTAGAAAGAGCATGACACACACCTTTTTGAGGGAGTTCACACCCACCTTTACCCTATTCTATGAAGAATCCTGAATTTCAGTATCTGCCAGTTATTGCTGTGCTTCCTTAGGTGACAGTTAGCTCAAACTGCTCCTATTGTACGCAGTATCCAAAATTACATCTGGACATCTCTGTCATAAATTCACTTTTTGCAGGTTAAGCACATTACCAAATTGCTTCAGATGCAGTTACTTTTACTGCAAATTAACCCAAAAGATGTGCTTCAAAACTGACTCTGCTTCATAGTGCAAGTTTTTTGCTAAAACAATCAATGGAAGCTTTTAAAATCTGGTGAATTTGAATTTAAGAAGCAGATGGTAATTTAGCATGAACCATTTGGTTTGAGTAATATATTGGCAGCAAAGGCCCAATCAGCTTGCACTACATTCCATCTTCCCCAACAGTGttatttcccagagcagcactttGCAGAAATTatgtgcttttctcttttttctacATGACAAGATATTGCAGGGATTTGTAGCTTTCCAGGGTAATTGAGTCTTTTTGGAATGGGAAATCTGAAAATAACAACAAATACTCTAGGTAATCAAGTTTGGGGTTTCTAAATCAGTGCTTTACAGAAGTTCACCAGAACCTGCCAATTGTTGGCATCTCATCCTAAAATTGACAATTTGATATTTTATTGCTGTACTGCCCAGATAAAACAAGGGGAGAGATCTGTGGATAGATATAGTACCTTTTATTAGACAAGCTGATATAGGTGAGATGAACCCCCACTCATTTGTAAGTGTGTGAATCAAATCTCAAGTGCCAGTCCTTGGACTCCATCTGAGTGCTgaggcactgcccagcccagttccctgggaagggatggatggaaggataGAAGGATGGTGGATATTTTCCACTGTTCCTTCTTAACTTCTCTTCTTGAGCTGCagctttttttatattttgccAAAGCTGCTTAAAAGTGAATTAAATTGTGGGTAATTGGCATAAATTCCTAGCATCCACTGGGTCACACAGTGGGGATTAGTAAGTTGGAGTTGCACCAGCTTGGCAATATTTAGGCAACTAGAGCAACAGAGTTAGGGGTTATATTTGTGTGACAGTCTGGAGTGACAAACTGGGGTCAGAAGCTGAAAGGAGCTGATTATGTACATGAGGAAACCAGGTCTATATTGAGTTACCCATTCCTGCAATTATAACTAGATGCAAAGCATATCAGAGGCATTCCACTTAAACATGGCACCAAATTTGTATGCCTTAGACAAGTAGCAGAGTAGAGTTTAAAAGgatttaacttttcttttttcaagaaGAAACTTCCATGACCAAGTAGTAAAAAAGCAAAGGACAAAGTTTCATACATACATTTTTCATCTTCTTAGACATCTgttctctcttcctttcctgttCTCTCTCACATGCAAATACCAAACAAACTTTTTGTTTGCTCTCTGTAGGGTTATGTGAGGTCATTGTTATCTGCTTTGCTTCTTTCTTAGTAATAAATATAAGTACCCTGAGACATTAACTTTGCCtcttgaaagagaaaatgcatTATCTGCCATGACTACATGAAGACCCATGTAGTCCAGTCAGACTCTTCTCCTACTTGGATTTACCTGCTTCTTTCTCCACTTAAAAACAGGCAGAAGTGAAAGGTACTGAGAGATGGAAGAAtacagctgagaaaaaaagTCACTCTCTTTATGTCCTTCAGTAGTGTAGAAGACAAAGTTTTGGAAGCTTTATAAATACTCTCCATATGCCAGGAGTTGTTGGTTCCTATCTTTGTGTAGGTTAGAAGTGTAATCAAAGTGCAGTTTGatcttgtttctttgtttgttttttatcaTGTAGAGTCATATTCTTACTGCCTAACTCTTCAATTGTGGTAACCAAACTGAGTCCTTACTTTCACTTCTGGAAAATCACGGCACACCGACTTTAAGACTTTTCTGGATTTAGTGTGATGGACAGAACAGTTTGTCCAAAATATCGTTCAATGTTTATGGATTTTCAAAGCAGTTAAATCTTAATCTTACAGATAGAAACATTGACAAAGacaaaaagttaaaaatgtTAGTTAAGAATGACATTTCTGGTGTACACTGCATGTGTTCACTGTATTTCAGAAGAGAGTTTTGTAATGCTGGAAAACGAATGCCTGTTCATATTAATGATGTATGTTTGTCTTTTCAACAGGGTTTGTGTTTTAATGGAAGTGCCTTTGTTTTGTATCTCATTGCTGCCATTGTAGATGCATCTTCAGTTACCAAAGATCTGGACAATCACAATTACAACAGCTGGGCAGCTTCTTCAGTGAGttcaatttttgtttaaatcaaTTCTACATCCAGTAAAGTTATAGCAAATGAAAACTCGTTGGAAGTATGGGTTGAAGTTGC encodes:
- the CMTM8 gene encoding CKLF-like MARVEL transmembrane domain-containing protein 8 isoform X2, which codes for MEPPVPPQEQPPRPRSHTVTTTSSSFTANLSASSSTLAYDREFLRTVPGLLMVTEIVLGLLVWTLIAGTEYFLYPAFGWVMFVAVFYWVLTVFFLIIYMTMTYTRIPQGLCFNGSAFVLYLIAAIVDASSVTKDLDNHNYNSWAASSFFAFVVTSCYAGNTYFSFISWRSRTLQ
- the CMTM8 gene encoding CKLF-like MARVEL transmembrane domain-containing protein 8 isoform X1, giving the protein MEPPVPPQEQPPRPRSHTVTTTSSSFTANLSASSSTLAYDREFLRTVPGLLMVTEIVLGLLVWTLIAGTEYFLYPAFGWVMFVAVFYWVLTVFFLIIYMTMTYTRIPQVPWTMVGLCFNGSAFVLYLIAAIVDASSVTKDLDNHNYNSWAASSFFAFVVTSCYAGNTYFSFISWRSRTLQ